One Oncorhynchus keta strain PuntledgeMale-10-30-2019 chromosome 23, Oket_V2, whole genome shotgun sequence DNA segment encodes these proteins:
- the si:dkey-154p10.3 gene encoding zinc finger protein 454 isoform X1 — MMSPVNYDFQDIRPVTLHLPEETVTSLYCVTAKGLEAQVASLVEAFLVEVYRCRVCQFTSGLKGSIQTHVLERHDLGASSCPGLPCLEKDNGLEGGVGVDREDDDDDELDQNGSPGYNLEDDLHSVSKDADDDQMDHMGLERMSFLLPMYGMLPNISPRSCDMALSSNSDGSLHVAQTCEVSTLFEEDERHGEEDEEESVFRLDAADSVNLSCPMGSVVKNEAKDDEMAQSAHLMTLGLCRISTANKGLSGRAVTQLPSTPIGQEGLESDTSLDDKMDDKMPQSQGKQSPPPHGSKQRRSLFCVLCRATLTSRHLLEVHLKCHNGDRGFKCLQCGWTSAGWGEMERHWRAHGKRLRRGKKEKERGIRRHGCQVCLRKFRSVKSRDAHERRHHSQRRSECFTCQHCDYSDKSWDKLHKHILSEHKAFGDRLTNPDGLSTHVVCALRKFTHESNYPQDLQGVEPDKWNKWMPKQRGRKDGEERREGREECREERREEGREEGREERRDQGHKAEESVRKKGRKEFCCALCNRKFSTKLTMRRHMGIHQGDKPFECPHCHYSTRLKASLVQHLRVHTGEKPFKCLQCPYASIDSSSLRRHSRTHTQERPYCCQYCPYSSIQKKSLDLHARRHHTGESFPCHLCPYATPDRQLLLRHVRKHHSSEPSHVLGPRTPKRPKSSVSAGRVQ, encoded by the exons ATGATGAGTCCAGTCAATTATGATTTCCAGGACATCAGGCCAGTTACACTACACCTTCCAGAAGAGACGGTCACCTCCTTGTACTGTGTCACTGCTAAGGGGCTGGAGGCCCAAGTGGCTTCCTTAGTCGAAGCCTTCCTGGTTGAAGTCTACCGCTGCAGAGTGTGTCAGTTCACCAGTGGCCTAAAAGGCAGTATCCAAACACACGTACTGGAGAGGCACGATTTAGGAGCCTCCTCCTGCCCTGGTCTTCCCTGTCTTGAGAAGGACAATGGCCTTGAGGGAGGGGTGGGAGTTGACAGAGAAGACGATGATGACGATGAACTGGACCAAAATGGCTCCCCAGGCTACAACCTGGAGGATGACCTCCATTCTGTCTCAAAGGATGCTGATGATGACCAGATGGATCATATGGGCTTGGAGCGCATGTCCTTCCTGCTGCCCATGTACGGCATGCTGCCCAATATCAGTCCCCGGTCATGTGACATGGCCCTGAGTTCCAACTCGGACGGGAGCCTCCACGTTGCACAGACCTGTGAG GTGAGCACTTTGTTTGAGGAGGACGAGAGACATGGTGAGGAGGACGAAGAGGAGAGCGTGTTCCGATTGGATGCTGCCGACTCCGTCAACCTGTCGTGTCCAATGGGCTCGGTGGTGAAAAACGAGGCCAAGGATGATGAAATGGCCCAGTCAGCTCACCTCATGACCCTGGGCCTCTGTCGCATCTCCACAGCCAACAAGGGCCTCTCAGGTCGAGCGGTTACCCAGCTTCCCTCAACTCCCATCGGGCAAGAGGGTTTGGAGTCAGACACCTCCCTGGATGACAAGATGGATGACAAAATGCCCCAGTCCCAGGGAAAGCAGTCCCCTCCTCCTCATGGCTCCAAGCAGCGGAGGTCACTGTTCTGTGTCCTCTGCCGCGCCACCCTGACCTCTAGACACTTGCTTGAGGTCCACCTTAAATGCCACAACGGGGACAGGGGCTTCAAGTGCCTTCAGTGCGGCTGGACGTCGGCCGGGTGGGGGGAGATGGAGCGCCACTGGAGGGCCCACGGGAAGAGGTTGCGGCGAgggaaaaaagagaaagagagggggataaggCGCCATGGTTGCCAGGTTTGTCTCCGGAAGTTCCGGAGTGTTAAGTCCCGGGATGCACATGAGCGGCGTCACCACAGTCAACGGCGGAGTGAATGCTTCACGTGCCAACACTGTGACTACAGTG ATAAGTCGTGGGACAAGCTGCACAAACACATTCTCTCAGAGCACAAAGCCTTTGGGGACAGACTGACAAACCCGGATGGACTGAGCACCCATGTTGT GTGTGCTTTGAGGAAGTTCACCCACGAAAGTAATTACCCACAAGATCTGCAAGGAGTGGAGCCAGACAAGTGGAATAAGTGGATGCCGAAGCAGAGGGGAAGAAAGGACGGAGAGGAgcgcagagagggcagagaggagtgCAGAGAGGAGCGCAGagaagagggcagagaggagggcagagaggagcGCAGAGACCAAGGGCATAAAGCGGAGGAATCGGTGAGGAAGAAAGGCAGGAAAGAGTTCTGCTGTGCCCTCTGCAACAG GAAGTTCTCCACCAAGCTGACCATGCGTCGCCACATGGGCATCCACCAGGGGGACAAGCCCTTTGAGTGTCCCCATTGCCACTACAGCACCCGGCTCAAGGCCTCACTGGTACAGCACCTCCGTGTTCATACAG GTGAGAAGCCCTTCAAATGCCTTCAGTGTCCCTACGCCTCCATCGACAGCAGCTCCCTGCGCCGACACtcccgcacgcacacacaggagaGGCCCTACTGCTGCCAGTACTGTCCCTACAGcag CATCCAGAAAAAGAGCTTAGATCTCCACGCACGACGCCACCACACAGGCGAGTCTTTCCCCTGCCACCTCTGTCCGTACGCTACACCGGACCGCCAGCTGCTGCTGCGCCATGTGCGCAAGCACCACTCTTCTGAACCATCCCACGTATTGGGACCAAGGACACCCAAACGTCCCAAATCCTCTGTGTCTGCAGGAAGGGTCCAGTAA
- the si:dkey-154p10.3 gene encoding zinc finger protein 454 isoform X2: MMSPVNYDFQDIRPVTLHLPEETVTSLYCVTAKGLEAQVASLVEAFLVEVYRCRVCQFTSGLKGSIQTHVLERHDLGASSCPGLPCLEKDNGLEGGVGVDREDDDDDELDQNGSPGYNLEDDLHSVSKDADDDQMDHMGLERMSFLLPMYGMLPNISPRSCDMALSSNSDGSLHVAQTCEVSTLFEEDERHGEEDEEESVFRLDAADSVNLSCPMGSVVKNEAKDDEMAQSAHLMTLGLCRISTANKGLSGRAVTQLPSTPIGQEGLESDTSLDDKMDDKMPQSQGKQSPPPHGSKQRRSLFCVLCRATLTSRHLLEVHLKCHNGDRGFKCLQCGWTSAGWGEMERHWRAHGKRLRRGKKEKERGIRRHGCQVCLRKFRSVKSRDAHERRHHSQRRSECFTCQHCDYSDKSWDKLHKHILSEHKAFGDRLTNPDGLSTHVVCALRKFTHESNYPQDLQGVEPDKWNKWMPKQRGRKDGEERREEGREEGREERRDQGHKAEESVRKKGRKEFCCALCNRKFSTKLTMRRHMGIHQGDKPFECPHCHYSTRLKASLVQHLRVHTGEKPFKCLQCPYASIDSSSLRRHSRTHTQERPYCCQYCPYSSIQKKSLDLHARRHHTGESFPCHLCPYATPDRQLLLRHVRKHHSSEPSHVLGPRTPKRPKSSVSAGRVQ, translated from the exons ATGATGAGTCCAGTCAATTATGATTTCCAGGACATCAGGCCAGTTACACTACACCTTCCAGAAGAGACGGTCACCTCCTTGTACTGTGTCACTGCTAAGGGGCTGGAGGCCCAAGTGGCTTCCTTAGTCGAAGCCTTCCTGGTTGAAGTCTACCGCTGCAGAGTGTGTCAGTTCACCAGTGGCCTAAAAGGCAGTATCCAAACACACGTACTGGAGAGGCACGATTTAGGAGCCTCCTCCTGCCCTGGTCTTCCCTGTCTTGAGAAGGACAATGGCCTTGAGGGAGGGGTGGGAGTTGACAGAGAAGACGATGATGACGATGAACTGGACCAAAATGGCTCCCCAGGCTACAACCTGGAGGATGACCTCCATTCTGTCTCAAAGGATGCTGATGATGACCAGATGGATCATATGGGCTTGGAGCGCATGTCCTTCCTGCTGCCCATGTACGGCATGCTGCCCAATATCAGTCCCCGGTCATGTGACATGGCCCTGAGTTCCAACTCGGACGGGAGCCTCCACGTTGCACAGACCTGTGAG GTGAGCACTTTGTTTGAGGAGGACGAGAGACATGGTGAGGAGGACGAAGAGGAGAGCGTGTTCCGATTGGATGCTGCCGACTCCGTCAACCTGTCGTGTCCAATGGGCTCGGTGGTGAAAAACGAGGCCAAGGATGATGAAATGGCCCAGTCAGCTCACCTCATGACCCTGGGCCTCTGTCGCATCTCCACAGCCAACAAGGGCCTCTCAGGTCGAGCGGTTACCCAGCTTCCCTCAACTCCCATCGGGCAAGAGGGTTTGGAGTCAGACACCTCCCTGGATGACAAGATGGATGACAAAATGCCCCAGTCCCAGGGAAAGCAGTCCCCTCCTCCTCATGGCTCCAAGCAGCGGAGGTCACTGTTCTGTGTCCTCTGCCGCGCCACCCTGACCTCTAGACACTTGCTTGAGGTCCACCTTAAATGCCACAACGGGGACAGGGGCTTCAAGTGCCTTCAGTGCGGCTGGACGTCGGCCGGGTGGGGGGAGATGGAGCGCCACTGGAGGGCCCACGGGAAGAGGTTGCGGCGAgggaaaaaagagaaagagagggggataaggCGCCATGGTTGCCAGGTTTGTCTCCGGAAGTTCCGGAGTGTTAAGTCCCGGGATGCACATGAGCGGCGTCACCACAGTCAACGGCGGAGTGAATGCTTCACGTGCCAACACTGTGACTACAGTG ATAAGTCGTGGGACAAGCTGCACAAACACATTCTCTCAGAGCACAAAGCCTTTGGGGACAGACTGACAAACCCGGATGGACTGAGCACCCATGTTGT GTGTGCTTTGAGGAAGTTCACCCACGAAAGTAATTACCCACAAGATCTGCAAGGAGTGGAGCCAGACAAGTGGAATAAGTGGATGCCGAAGCAGAGGGGAAGAAAGGACGGAGAGGAgcgcagagagg agggcagagaggagggcagagaggagcGCAGAGACCAAGGGCATAAAGCGGAGGAATCGGTGAGGAAGAAAGGCAGGAAAGAGTTCTGCTGTGCCCTCTGCAACAG GAAGTTCTCCACCAAGCTGACCATGCGTCGCCACATGGGCATCCACCAGGGGGACAAGCCCTTTGAGTGTCCCCATTGCCACTACAGCACCCGGCTCAAGGCCTCACTGGTACAGCACCTCCGTGTTCATACAG GTGAGAAGCCCTTCAAATGCCTTCAGTGTCCCTACGCCTCCATCGACAGCAGCTCCCTGCGCCGACACtcccgcacgcacacacaggagaGGCCCTACTGCTGCCAGTACTGTCCCTACAGcag CATCCAGAAAAAGAGCTTAGATCTCCACGCACGACGCCACCACACAGGCGAGTCTTTCCCCTGCCACCTCTGTCCGTACGCTACACCGGACCGCCAGCTGCTGCTGCGCCATGTGCGCAAGCACCACTCTTCTGAACCATCCCACGTATTGGGACCAAGGACACCCAAACGTCCCAAATCCTCTGTGTCTGCAGGAAGGGTCCAGTAA